One Peterkaempfera bronchialis DNA window includes the following coding sequences:
- a CDS encoding amidohydrolase family protein: MIVLHRADLVLPVAAPPLADGAVAVRDGRIAAVGPYRELAAAHPAARVRAWGGVLTPGLRTPYGRPLLEHAYHPDPREAEELGTEPLTGPALAALAMDDTRWGASARRGLQRMLAHGTTALSGPFERAPVRTAVARSGLAVVPPPATDPGEPGFDLLRAGLGTGLEAAVHGPLAPGARADLAVFAVDPDGDPEAALRRRGAGGCIATVLAGRLVHRRR; encoded by the coding sequence GTGATCGTCCTGCACCGCGCCGACCTGGTGCTGCCCGTCGCCGCCCCGCCGCTCGCCGACGGGGCGGTGGCGGTGCGGGACGGCCGGATCGCCGCCGTCGGCCCGTACCGGGAGCTGGCCGCCGCCCACCCCGCCGCCCGGGTCCGCGCCTGGGGCGGGGTGCTGACCCCCGGCCTGCGCACCCCGTACGGCCGCCCGCTGCTGGAGCACGCGTACCACCCCGACCCCCGCGAGGCCGAAGAGCTCGGCACCGAACCGCTCACCGGCCCGGCCCTGGCGGCGCTCGCCATGGACGACACCCGCTGGGGCGCCTCCGCCCGCCGGGGGCTCCAGCGGATGCTGGCGCACGGCACCACGGCGCTCAGCGGCCCATTCGAACGGGCCCCCGTACGGACCGCCGTCGCCCGCTCCGGCCTGGCCGTGGTCCCGCCGCCCGCCACCGACCCTGGGGAGCCCGGCTTCGACCTGCTGCGGGCGGGCCTTGGGACGGGGCTGGAGGCGGCCGTGCACGGCCCGCTGGCCCCCGGCGCCCGCGCCGACCTGGCGGTCTTCGCGGTGGACCCGGACGGCGACCCCGAGGCCGCCCTGCGCCGCCGAGGGGCGGGCGGCTGCATCGCCACCGTACTGGCCGGACGGCTGGTCCACCGGCGCCGCTGA
- a CDS encoding cellulose binding domain-containing protein — MSLTRKNILGTLLAVLAVVLALVVVRPAAAATPIRIMPLGDSITGSPGCWRALLWNKLQQNGYTNIDFVGTLGPQGCSVPYDGDNEGHGGALVTTVADQNQLPGWLSATHPDIVVMHFGTNDVWSNRSPDQILAAYSTLVDQMRASNPNMKVLVAQIIPMNPSTCPECAQRVKDLNARIPAWAAGKTTAKSPITVVDQWTGFNTATDTGDGVHPNDTGIVKISDRWYPALAAALSGTTPTQPPTSQPPTSQPPTSQPPTSQPPTSKPPTTQPPTSPPPAGSGCAASYTTVGSWQGGFQGEVAVRNSGTASISHWKVTMSFSGGEKITQIWNGTLTTSGSTNTVTDVGWNGALAAGTSTSFGFLGSTGGTPGTPTLSCTAS, encoded by the coding sequence ATGAGCCTCACGAGAAAGAACATCCTGGGCACACTGCTGGCCGTACTGGCCGTCGTGCTCGCCCTGGTGGTGGTACGGCCGGCCGCAGCCGCCACCCCGATCCGGATCATGCCGCTGGGCGACTCCATCACGGGTTCACCGGGCTGCTGGCGGGCGCTGCTCTGGAACAAGCTCCAGCAGAACGGCTACACCAACATCGACTTTGTCGGCACCCTGGGCCCGCAGGGCTGCTCGGTGCCGTACGACGGCGACAACGAGGGGCACGGCGGCGCCCTGGTGACCACGGTCGCCGACCAGAACCAGCTCCCGGGGTGGCTCTCGGCCACGCATCCCGACATCGTTGTCATGCACTTCGGCACCAATGACGTCTGGAGCAACCGCTCCCCGGACCAGATCCTGGCCGCCTACAGCACCCTGGTCGACCAGATGCGGGCGTCCAACCCCAACATGAAGGTGCTGGTCGCCCAGATCATCCCAATGAACCCCAGCACCTGCCCGGAGTGCGCGCAGCGGGTGAAGGACCTCAACGCCCGCATCCCCGCCTGGGCGGCGGGCAAGACCACCGCCAAGTCGCCGATCACGGTGGTGGACCAGTGGACGGGCTTCAACACCGCCACCGACACCGGTGACGGGGTGCACCCCAATGACACCGGCATCGTCAAGATCTCCGACCGCTGGTACCCGGCGCTGGCCGCCGCCCTGAGCGGGACCACGCCCACCCAGCCGCCCACCAGCCAGCCTCCGACCAGCCAGCCGCCCACCAGCCAGCCCCCGACCAGCCAGCCGCCCACCAGCAAGCCTCCGACCACCCAGCCGCCCACCAGCCCGCCGCCGGCCGGGTCCGGCTGCGCGGCGTCGTACACGACGGTGGGGAGCTGGCAGGGCGGCTTCCAGGGCGAGGTGGCGGTGCGCAACAGCGGCACCGCGTCGATCTCCCACTGGAAGGTGACCATGTCCTTCTCCGGCGGAGAGAAGATCACCCAGATCTGGAACGGCACGCTGACCACCAGCGGCTCCACCAACACCGTCACCGATGTGGGCTGGAACGGCGCGCTGGCGGCGGGCACCTCCACGTCGTTCGGCTTCCTCGGGTCCACCGGCGGCACCCCGGGCACCCCGACGCTCAGCTGCACCGCGTCCTGA
- a CDS encoding DUF3592 domain-containing protein, whose amino-acid sequence MRSESVPRIGRGWYVVAVLSAVLALGMGVLGWRQLNQADRIAADPVKAQGTVTRLAAGTATYSQVDYTADGRTLHAADLRLPEDAAVGDPICLEYAKADPGAVRVCGQRYPQPAGVGLAQTSVPVGLGLLVVCLLRIRRHRRALAVRGGAVRTTAVFASEGVAAAAPRTRRRRRGGRRARR is encoded by the coding sequence ATGCGATCCGAGTCCGTCCCCCGGATCGGCCGCGGCTGGTACGTGGTCGCCGTGCTCAGCGCCGTCCTGGCGCTCGGCATGGGCGTGCTCGGCTGGCGCCAGCTGAACCAGGCCGACCGCATCGCCGCGGACCCCGTGAAGGCGCAGGGCACCGTCACCCGGCTCGCGGCCGGTACCGCCACCTACAGCCAGGTCGACTACACCGCCGACGGCCGCACCCTGCACGCCGCCGACCTCCGGCTGCCCGAGGACGCCGCCGTGGGCGACCCGATCTGCCTGGAGTACGCCAAGGCCGACCCCGGCGCGGTACGGGTCTGCGGCCAGCGCTACCCGCAGCCGGCCGGCGTGGGCCTGGCCCAGACCAGCGTGCCGGTGGGGCTCGGCCTCCTGGTGGTCTGCCTGCTGCGCATCCGCCGCCACCGCCGCGCCCTGGCGGTGCGGGGCGGAGCCGTCCGCACCACCGCCGTCTTCGCCTCCGAGGGCGTGGCCGCCGCCGCGCCGAGGACCCGGCGGCGGCGTCGCGGCGGGCGCCGCGCGCGCCGCTGA
- a CDS encoding demethylmenaquinone methyltransferase, giving the protein MTRASLDKQPHEVAAMFDGVAANYDLTNDVLSLGQARAWRRAVARAVDVRPGDRVLDLGAGTGTSSLPFAAAGARVVPCDFSLGMLTEGKRRHPRLPLTAGDATRLPFANDSFDVVTISFALRNVQDTDAALREMLRVTRPGGRVVICEFSSPTWAPFRTVYTEYLMRALPQVATAVSSNPDAYVYLAESIRAWPDQPALAARLQQAGWGEVAWRNLTGGIVALHRGTKI; this is encoded by the coding sequence GTGACCCGAGCTTCCCTGGACAAGCAGCCGCATGAAGTCGCCGCGATGTTCGACGGCGTGGCGGCCAACTACGACCTGACCAACGATGTGCTCTCGCTGGGCCAGGCCCGGGCGTGGCGGCGGGCCGTGGCCCGGGCGGTGGACGTCCGCCCCGGCGACCGGGTGCTGGACCTGGGCGCCGGCACCGGCACCTCCTCGCTGCCGTTCGCGGCGGCGGGTGCCCGGGTGGTGCCCTGCGACTTCTCGCTGGGAATGCTCACCGAGGGCAAGCGCCGCCACCCGCGACTGCCGCTGACGGCGGGCGACGCGACCCGGCTGCCCTTCGCCAACGACTCCTTCGACGTGGTCACCATCTCCTTCGCGCTGCGCAACGTCCAGGACACCGACGCCGCGCTGCGCGAGATGCTGCGGGTGACCCGGCCCGGCGGCCGGGTGGTGATCTGCGAGTTCTCCAGCCCGACCTGGGCGCCCTTCCGCACCGTGTACACCGAGTACCTGATGCGGGCGCTGCCGCAGGTGGCCACCGCCGTCAGCAGCAACCCGGACGCCTATGTCTACCTCGCCGAGTCCATCCGGGCCTGGCCCGACCAGCCGGCGCTGGCCGCCAGGCTCCAGCAGGCCGGTTGGGGCGAGGTCGCCTGGCGCAATCTGACCGGTGGCATCGTCGCCCTGCACCGGGGCACCAAGATCTGA